A window of the [Chlorobium] sp. 445 genome harbors these coding sequences:
- the tig gene encoding trigger factor, whose translation MNNTITMLSATEQEMTLTLEPAEFVPVFDERFKEVQANAQIKGFRKGKVPMEMVRRLMGKEIEAEAIEFLASKFFSEAAEEKKLKIVGKARLRHFEYEPNRKLTMYVQYEVQPEFELKPFEDYTFTKIKYEITEADIEDEIKALLAQQGVWVSKDSEATGEDLVIADMQKLDEAGMAIIGARYEQQEFLLNELADDSTLKKALLGVKAGDERLVDVELRKDNGAVELTRFRVSVKEVKQLDLPELSDELAKEFSEGKCQTVQELREDIRVTLEKYYEMKAEDDLLEEIAQRFVKDNPIEVPSSMTRLFENLLVDNARQRIGGNFPRGFNEEAFRREIRPSAEQQARWMLIRNKIADMHGIKVEEADIFAEAEKEAKATGLDPNQLKQAYLSDQVRDYVVDRIIRQKVYDLLKSKVKINIETKPVPSRRQVQRSA comes from the coding sequence TTGAATAATACGATCACAATGCTCAGCGCCACCGAACAAGAAATGACGCTGACCTTAGAGCCCGCAGAATTTGTGCCCGTCTTTGATGAGCGCTTCAAAGAAGTTCAAGCTAATGCACAGATTAAAGGCTTTCGCAAAGGCAAGGTGCCCATGGAAATGGTGCGTCGCCTCATGGGCAAAGAAATTGAAGCCGAAGCCATTGAGTTTCTTGCTAGCAAATTTTTCAGCGAAGCAGCTGAAGAAAAAAAGTTGAAAATTGTCGGCAAGGCTCGCTTGCGGCATTTTGAATATGAGCCGAATCGAAAGCTGACGATGTATGTTCAGTATGAAGTCCAGCCTGAATTTGAACTCAAACCGTTTGAGGACTACACGTTTACGAAAATCAAATACGAAATTACTGAAGCCGATATTGAGGATGAAATAAAAGCGCTGCTTGCACAGCAGGGGGTTTGGGTTAGCAAGGACAGTGAAGCGACAGGCGAGGATTTGGTTATTGCCGATATGCAAAAATTAGATGAAGCAGGCATGGCAATCATCGGAGCACGCTATGAGCAACAGGAATTTCTGCTCAATGAACTGGCTGACGACAGCACACTCAAAAAGGCTTTGCTCGGTGTCAAAGCTGGCGATGAGCGGCTGGTGGATGTAGAGTTGCGCAAAGACAACGGTGCGGTAGAACTGACGCGCTTTCGTGTGTCGGTCAAAGAAGTCAAGCAACTCGATCTGCCTGAACTGAGCGATGAACTTGCCAAAGAATTTTCAGAAGGCAAATGTCAGACCGTGCAGGAATTGCGTGAGGATATTCGTGTAACGCTGGAAAAATACTACGAAATGAAAGCTGAAGATGATTTGCTTGAAGAGATTGCACAGCGCTTTGTGAAAGACAACCCGATTGAAGTGCCAAGTTCTATGACACGGCTGTTTGAAAATCTGCTTGTCGATAATGCGCGTCAGCGCATCGGTGGCAATTTCCCACGCGGGTTTAATGAAGAAGCCTTTCGGCGCGAGATTCGTCCAAGCGCAGAGCAGCAAGCCCGCTGGATGCTGATTCGCAACAAAATTGCCGATATGCACGGCATCAAGGTAGAAGAAGCGGATATTTTCGCTGAAGCTGAAAAGGAAGCAAAAGCAACAGGTTTAGATCCAAATCAACTCAAACAAGCCTATTTGAGTGATCAGGTACGCGACTATGTGGTTGACCGCATCATACGTCAGAAGGTGTATGATCTGCTCAAAAGCAAAGTGAAAATCAACATAGAAACAAAGCCAGTGCCAAGCCGACGCCAGGTGCAGCGTTCTGCTTAA
- a CDS encoding recombination protein RecR has protein sequence MRYTSQAIETLVEEFAKLPGIGRKTAQRLALHILREKKEEAQLLAKAILDAKEQVIYCSICQNMTDVHQDPCPICTSPKRNRTIICVVESPSDVIAFEKTNQYNGLYHVLHGVISPLDGIGPDDLKIKELLVRLHAEGKDAVQEVILALNPTVEGETTVLYLARLLKPLGIKISRIARGIPVGSELEYTDEATLTRALEGRATL, from the coding sequence ATGCGATATACCTCACAAGCTATTGAAACCTTAGTAGAAGAATTTGCAAAGTTGCCGGGCATTGGTAGGAAAACTGCACAGCGACTTGCGCTGCATATTTTGCGAGAAAAAAAAGAAGAAGCGCAACTGCTGGCTAAGGCAATTCTCGATGCAAAAGAGCAAGTGATTTATTGCAGTATCTGTCAAAATATGACTGATGTGCATCAAGATCCTTGCCCAATTTGCACGAGCCCGAAACGTAACCGTACCATCATTTGCGTCGTGGAATCACCAAGTGATGTGATTGCCTTTGAGAAAACTAATCAGTACAATGGTCTCTATCATGTCTTGCACGGCGTGATTTCTCCGCTTGATGGTATTGGACCTGATGATCTTAAAATCAAAGAATTGCTTGTGCGCCTTCATGCAGAGGGCAAAGACGCCGTGCAAGAAGTTATTCTGGCGCTAAATCCGACCGTGGAGGGCGAAACAACTGTGCTCTATCTTGCCCGACTGCTCAAGCCACTTGGCATCAAAATCTCGCGAATTGCACGTGGCATTCCAGTAGGCAGCGAATTAGAATACACTGATGAAGCGACTTTGACACGCGCGCTGGAAGGACGCGCTACACTTTGA
- a CDS encoding 6-phosphofructokinase, translated as MKSTASSETSSAPSSAKRSARSSNGVAKKVKTVGVLTSGGDCSGLNPTLRALVKTLINDYGVKVIGYRDGFRGMIENDYVELDYKSVSGIIDKGGTILGTSNKANPFRQYQPKTGEFKDVSKKVIADAKKLGIDALVAIGGDGTMSMAARFTDMGLPTVGIPKTIDNDLMATDLTFGFHSAVQIVCESIDRINTTAMSHHRVMIIEAMGRYAGWIALYGGVAGGADVILIPEIPYSIETVAKVCRRRNQQGKGFTIIVIAEGAKPIGGELTVQKIVKDSFDQIRLGGVSMRLANQLEQLIPHLEVRVTVLGHLQRGGSPIAFDRLLSTRFGVHAAHMVMRGEFARMSALRGNEIVSVPIAEVAGKNKFVPLDHDLIRAARSVGTSFGEPE; from the coding sequence ATGAAATCAACGGCGTCTTCCGAAACGTCTTCTGCACCCTCAAGCGCAAAACGCTCCGCTCGCTCTTCTAATGGTGTTGCAAAGAAAGTGAAAACGGTCGGTGTGCTCACCAGCGGCGGCGATTGCTCTGGCTTAAATCCTACACTGCGTGCTTTGGTCAAAACTCTAATCAATGACTACGGGGTGAAAGTGATTGGCTACCGCGATGGATTTAGAGGCATGATTGAGAATGATTATGTCGAGCTAGATTACAAAAGTGTGTCGGGCATTATCGATAAAGGTGGCACGATTTTAGGCACCTCCAACAAAGCCAATCCGTTTCGTCAGTATCAGCCTAAGACCGGCGAGTTCAAAGATGTCTCAAAGAAAGTTATCGCCGATGCCAAAAAACTTGGCATTGATGCACTTGTCGCTATCGGTGGCGATGGCACCATGTCTATGGCGGCGCGCTTTACCGATATGGGATTGCCCACCGTTGGGATTCCAAAGACCATTGATAATGACCTGATGGCAACTGACCTTACGTTCGGATTTCATTCAGCGGTTCAAATTGTCTGTGAATCTATTGATCGCATCAACACGACAGCAATGTCGCATCACCGCGTGATGATCATTGAAGCTATGGGACGCTATGCTGGCTGGATTGCACTCTATGGAGGAGTCGCTGGCGGTGCTGATGTCATTCTCATTCCTGAAATTCCTTACTCAATTGAAACCGTTGCTAAAGTGTGCAGACGACGCAATCAGCAGGGTAAAGGCTTTACCATTATCGTCATTGCGGAAGGGGCAAAGCCGATTGGCGGTGAGTTAACTGTTCAGAAAATTGTCAAGGATAGTTTTGACCAAATTCGCTTGGGCGGAGTCAGTATGCGGCTTGCCAACCAACTTGAGCAACTCATTCCGCACCTTGAAGTGCGCGTAACTGTGCTTGGGCATTTACAGCGTGGCGGCTCGCCTATTGCCTTCGACCGCTTGCTTTCTACACGCTTTGGTGTGCATGCTGCCCACATGGTCATGCGCGGTGAATTTGCACGCATGTCCGCTTTGCGTGGGAATGAAATCGTCTCTGTTCCCATCGCTGAAGTTGCAGGCAAAAACAAATTTGTGCCGCTCGATCATGATCTGATTCGTGCAGCCCGATCCGTTGGAACATCGTTTGGCGAACCCGAATAA
- a CDS encoding 3-deoxy-D-manno-octulosonate 8-phosphate phosphatase encodes MDFMGIPTSAISEEERFKRYKEALKHIRVIILSVDGVLTDGQINYTESGDEIRTFFARDGFAIKEALAQGLRIIVISTRPSKATMRRMIELGVTDVYLGIRSKIETYEEIKTLYGLKDEECLYIGDDYDDLEILKKVGFSATPLNGIDALRYNVGYVSAFEGGKGCVRDVIELTLVEQGKWRYGELYR; translated from the coding sequence ATGGACTTCATGGGAATACCAACTTCCGCGATTAGCGAAGAAGAGCGTTTCAAACGCTATAAAGAAGCGCTCAAACACATTCGCGTCATCATTCTCTCCGTCGATGGCGTGCTGACCGATGGACAAATCAACTACACAGAATCAGGCGACGAAATCCGCACATTCTTTGCACGTGATGGCTTTGCAATCAAAGAAGCCCTTGCACAAGGCTTACGCATCATCGTTATCTCCACGCGTCCTTCAAAAGCCACTATGCGCCGAATGATCGAGCTCGGCGTAACCGATGTTTATCTTGGCATCAGAAGCAAAATTGAAACCTACGAAGAAATCAAGACACTTTATGGGTTGAAAGATGAAGAGTGTCTCTACATCGGCGATGATTACGACGACTTAGAGATTCTCAAAAAGGTTGGCTTTTCAGCCACACCACTTAACGGTATCGATGCCCTGCGTTACAATGTCGGCTATGTCTCCGCTTTCGAAGGCGGTAAAGGCTGCGTACGTGATGTTATTGAACTCACACTCGTTGAACAAGGCAAGTGGCGATATGGCGAACTCTACCGCTAA
- a CDS encoding 3-deoxy-8-phosphooctulonate synthase, which yields MTPFYIDALKVGDPKHLFFIAGPCVVESRELVLRTAEKLKHAAMRVGVGLIFKSSYKKANRTSSASFTGIGDERALKILREVKERLDVPVLTDVHLPVEAELAAEYVDVLQIPAFLSRQTELLQAAGKTGKAVNIKKGQFMAPSDMSKAAAKVLETGNSRVMLTERGTSFGYHNLVVDYRALPIMSETGLPVVFDATHSVQLPSAGNGVSSGERRFIPALARAAVAVGISGIFMEVHPDPSRAKSDAATQVPLKHFERLARELKALFELSSTFKTKLD from the coding sequence ATCACGCCGTTTTACATTGACGCCCTAAAGGTCGGCGACCCAAAGCACTTGTTTTTCATTGCAGGTCCGTGTGTCGTGGAAAGCCGCGAGCTGGTGTTACGCACTGCTGAAAAACTCAAGCACGCCGCCATGCGTGTCGGCGTAGGCTTAATTTTCAAATCATCCTACAAAAAAGCCAATCGTACTTCGTCCGCCTCCTTTACGGGCATCGGCGATGAGCGAGCGCTGAAAATTCTGCGTGAAGTCAAAGAGAGACTTGATGTGCCTGTGCTCACCGATGTGCATTTGCCCGTCGAAGCTGAACTTGCAGCTGAGTATGTCGATGTTCTGCAAATTCCTGCTTTTCTTTCACGCCAAACAGAACTTTTGCAAGCTGCGGGCAAAACCGGTAAAGCCGTCAACATCAAGAAAGGGCAGTTTATGGCGCCAAGCGATATGAGCAAAGCTGCCGCAAAGGTTCTGGAGACGGGCAATTCAAGAGTGATGCTCACTGAGCGTGGTACAAGTTTTGGGTATCATAATCTCGTGGTGGATTATCGAGCTTTGCCTATTATGTCAGAGACAGGCCTGCCTGTCGTCTTCGATGCAACGCATAGTGTTCAATTGCCAAGTGCTGGTAATGGGGTCTCGTCAGGCGAGCGCCGCTTCATCCCAGCGCTTGCACGTGCTGCTGTTGCCGTCGGCATCTCGGGCATCTTTATGGAAGTGCACCCCGACCCAAGCCGTGCTAAATCTGATGCCGCCACGCAAGTTCCGCTCAAGCACTTTGAGCGACTTGCACGTGAGCTCAAGGCACTCTTCGAGCTTTCCAGCACCTTCAAAACCAAACTTGACTGA
- a CDS encoding formate--tetrahydrofolate ligase, whose product MATTSLSSTPKTDLEIARAAKLRPIVEVAEKLGVDGEHLELYGKYKAKLPLSLIDLAKAQKSTLILVSAITPTPAGEGKTTTTIGLTEALNRLGKKAVAVLREPSLGPVFGIKGGATGGGYSQVVPMDEINLHFTGDFPAVEKAHNLLAAVIDNNIQNRKNTINLEPRSVRWKRVMDMNDRALRKIIVGLGGKGYGIPRETGFDITAASEVMAILCMSNDLFHLKEKLGNIFVGYTRDKVPVFARDLKVHGAMAALMKDAIKPNLVQTLEGNPALIHAGPFANIAQGTNTIIATRMGLSLADYAVTEAGFGFDLGGEKFLHIKCGYGNFSPKAIVIVATVRALKYHGGAALDTLKHPNLAALSMGLANLDKHLENAKQFGLQPVVAVNKFYTDTQEELDLVVKHCASLGVKAAVSEVWAHGGGGALELAEYVLQATQSSTGFTPLYDWSWGVEKKIETIATKIYGAEKVVFQAQAQNDLKTIEALGFDKLPICIAKTQKSLSDNPALIGRPTGFTLSVREIEIASGAGFLVPITGEMVRMPGLPEVPAAETIDIDEHGNIVGLF is encoded by the coding sequence ATGGCAACGACCTCGCTTTCCTCCACACCGAAAACTGATCTTGAAATTGCTCGTGCAGCCAAACTGCGCCCGATTGTAGAAGTCGCAGAAAAACTCGGTGTCGACGGCGAGCATCTTGAACTTTATGGCAAATACAAAGCTAAACTGCCGCTTTCTCTCATTGACCTGGCAAAAGCACAGAAAAGCACACTGATTTTAGTCTCCGCCATTACACCCACACCCGCTGGCGAAGGTAAAACCACGACCACGATTGGCTTGACCGAAGCGCTCAATCGTTTGGGCAAGAAAGCCGTTGCCGTGCTGCGTGAACCTTCACTTGGTCCTGTTTTCGGTATCAAAGGCGGTGCTACAGGTGGTGGCTATTCACAAGTTGTGCCTATGGATGAGATCAATTTGCATTTTACAGGCGACTTTCCTGCTGTGGAAAAAGCACACAACTTGCTTGCAGCGGTCATTGATAACAACATTCAAAACCGCAAGAATACCATTAACCTCGAGCCGCGCTCGGTGCGCTGGAAGCGCGTCATGGATATGAATGACCGTGCATTGCGCAAAATTATCGTAGGACTTGGTGGCAAAGGTTACGGCATTCCACGCGAAACTGGCTTCGATATCACTGCAGCTTCTGAAGTCATGGCAATTCTTTGCATGTCGAACGATCTTTTCCACCTTAAAGAAAAACTTGGGAATATCTTCGTGGGCTACACACGCGACAAAGTACCTGTCTTTGCGCGTGACCTTAAAGTACATGGTGCTATGGCTGCGCTAATGAAAGATGCTATCAAACCCAACCTTGTACAGACCCTTGAAGGCAATCCCGCGCTTATTCATGCCGGTCCATTTGCTAATATCGCTCAAGGCACAAATACCATCATTGCCACACGCATGGGTTTATCGCTTGCTGATTACGCCGTCACGGAAGCTGGCTTCGGTTTTGATTTAGGGGGCGAAAAGTTTCTTCACATCAAGTGCGGATATGGCAATTTCTCACCCAAAGCGATTGTTATTGTCGCCACCGTGCGTGCCCTGAAATACCACGGCGGTGCAGCACTCGATACGCTCAAGCACCCCAATCTTGCTGCACTTAGCATGGGGCTTGCCAACCTCGATAAGCATCTTGAAAATGCAAAGCAGTTTGGCTTGCAGCCCGTCGTTGCGGTCAATAAGTTCTATACAGACACACAAGAAGAATTAGACTTGGTGGTCAAGCATTGTGCATCGCTCGGCGTGAAGGCTGCCGTTTCAGAAGTGTGGGCACATGGCGGTGGCGGCGCATTAGAACTTGCAGAATATGTGCTGCAAGCCACACAAAGCAGCACAGGTTTTACACCACTTTATGATTGGTCGTGGGGCGTTGAGAAAAAAATTGAGACAATTGCAACAAAAATTTATGGCGCCGAAAAAGTCGTCTTCCAAGCGCAGGCTCAAAACGACCTCAAAACAATTGAAGCACTTGGATTTGATAAGCTCCCAATTTGCATCGCTAAAACGCAAAAGTCGCTCTCCGACAATCCCGCACTTATTGGCAGACCCACAGGCTTTACACTTAGTGTGCGTGAAATTGAAATTGCCTCTGGGGCAGGTTTTCTTGTGCCAATCACAGGAGAAATGGTGCGTATGCCCGGCTTGCCTGAAGTCCCTGCCGCTGAAACCATTGACATTGATGAGCATGGCAATATCGTTGGCTTGTTCTAA